A window of Duncaniella dubosii genomic DNA:
TCCTTGATGAGTTACCTTGGATGGATGTACCGAGAGCCGGATTTGTAGAAGCATTGGGTAACTTTTGGAACAGATGGGCCGGATGGACAGAGGACATCGTGTTAATTATTTGTGGAAGTGCAACTTCCTGGATGTTCAACAAGGTATTCAGAAATCATGGAGGTCTGTATAATCGCATTACCAAGCGTATTCCTGTATATCCGTTTTGTTTGACGGAATGCGAACAATTATGTAAAAGTATGAATCTTGGATGGAACAGAAAACAGATTGTTGAAGCCTATATGATCTTAGGAGGTATTCCCCATTATTGGACTAAATTCAAGAAGGAACAGAGCCTTCCTTCAAATGTCGATAGACTTTTTTTCAGGCGTGGAGCAGAGATGAAAGAGGAGTATGGTGCATTATTTTCATCACTATTTTCTCATCCGGAAGCATATGAGGCTGTTATCAACAGCCTATCTCAGAAGAAAAAAGGATTAAGTCTAAAGGAGATTTCTGAATTATCAGGTTATAAGCTATCTGGCAGATTATCTACAATTCTTAAGAATCTGGAATTATGTGGATTCATTGAGAAGGTCAGTCAACCGAACAAGAGAAAGAGAGATGCAACGTATCAATTAATTGATAATTTCGTACTGTTCTATCATGAATTTATTCTTAAGAAGGAAGTGGAATCAAATTATTGGAGTACTTATGTCAAGACTCATGCTCATTCAGCATGGAGTGGATTGGCATTTGAACGAGTCTGCTTTCAGCATAGAAATCAGATAGCGAAGGCATTGGGAATATCTGGAGTATACACAAGTTGGTATGCATGGAGTGCAGAACCAGATAAAGAACATGGCTATCCCGGAATGCAAGTAGATATGGTTATAGATCGCGCGGATGATGTCGTGAATCTGTGTGAGGCAAAGTTCTCAACAAAACCATTTGCCATTACATCGGAATATATGGAGGATCTTCATATGAGACAGGGACGGTATCAAGAAGAAGTAGCACCTAAGAAAGCTGTACACCTTACGATGATAACAGTTTCAGGAATTGTTGATAATCCACAAAAATATGAGATTAACTCATTCGTGGAGCTTGATG
This region includes:
- a CDS encoding AAA family ATPase; its protein translation is METRYQNIIGRQEELRILLDAVNSRESEFVAIYGRRRVGKTYLVNKAFKGQFAFQYTGLENKNNKEQLEAFHMALINQGLRKCPKPKNWIEAFYQLQHLLESVKTDSLVNRKKVVFLDELPWMDVPRAGFVEALGNFWNRWAGWTEDIVLIICGSATSWMFNKVFRNHGGLYNRITKRIPVYPFCLTECEQLCKSMNLGWNRKQIVEAYMILGGIPHYWTKFKKEQSLPSNVDRLFFRRGAEMKEEYGALFSSLFSHPEAYEAVINSLSQKKKGLSLKEISELSGYKLSGRLSTILKNLELCGFIEKVSQPNKRKRDATYQLIDNFVLFYHEFILKKEVESNYWSTYVKTHAHSAWSGLAFERVCFQHRNQIAKALGISGVYTSWYAWSAEPDKEHGYPGMQVDMVIDRADDVVNLCEAKFSTKPFAITSEYMEDLHMRQGRYQEEVAPKKAVHLTMITVSGIVDNPQKYEINSFVELDDLFLP